The following are from one region of the Mesorhizobium sp. B4-1-4 genome:
- a CDS encoding RlmE family RNA methyltransferase yields the protein MTKKPEKPGTAGIRVLKTRIKKKSGLKESSRRWLQRHINDPYVQRSKADGYRSRAAYKLIEIDDKHHLLKPGMKVIDLGAAPGGWCQVAAARTKSTAENPHVVGIDYLEMDAVSGAPVLLMDFLDADAPRKLAEALGGDPDVVLSDMAAPTTGHKRTDHIRTMHLCEVAADFALSVLKPGGHFLAKTFQGGAENELLSMLKKNFRSVHHVKPPASRDESVELYLLAKDFKGRSLPSPLVGESGVKGDG from the coding sequence ATGACCAAGAAACCTGAAAAGCCAGGAACGGCCGGCATTCGCGTGCTGAAGACGCGTATCAAGAAGAAGAGCGGCCTGAAGGAGTCCTCGCGTCGCTGGCTGCAGCGCCACATCAACGATCCCTATGTGCAGAGGTCGAAGGCTGATGGCTATCGCTCGCGCGCGGCCTACAAGCTGATCGAGATCGATGACAAGCACCATCTCCTGAAGCCCGGCATGAAGGTGATCGATCTGGGTGCTGCCCCCGGCGGCTGGTGCCAGGTGGCGGCCGCGCGCACGAAATCGACAGCGGAAAATCCACATGTCGTCGGCATCGATTATCTGGAAATGGATGCCGTGTCCGGGGCGCCGGTGCTTTTAATGGATTTCCTCGATGCGGATGCGCCGCGCAAGCTGGCCGAAGCGCTGGGGGGCGATCCCGATGTCGTGCTGTCCGACATGGCGGCTCCGACCACCGGCCACAAGCGGACCGACCACATCCGCACCATGCATCTTTGCGAGGTGGCGGCCGATTTCGCGCTGTCCGTGCTGAAGCCGGGCGGACATTTCCTCGCCAAGACTTTTCAGGGCGGCGCAGAAAACGAGCTGCTGTCGATGCTCAAGAAGAATTTCCGCTCCGTCCACCACGTCAAACCGCCGGCTTCGCGCGATGAGTCGGTCGAACTCTATTTGCTGGCGAAGGATTTTAAGGGGCGCTCCCTTCCTTCTCCCCTTGTGGGAGAAAGTGGCGTCAAAGGCGACGGATGA
- a CDS encoding MFS transporter translates to MNRTIPLILAVALFMENMDSTVIATSLPAIAIDIHTSPIALKLALTAYLVSLAIFIPISGWMADRFGAKNIFRAAIAVFIAGSVACAFSGSLPAFVVSRFLQGIGGAMMTPVGRLVLVRATPKSELVAAMSWLTIPALVGPLVGPPIGGFITTYFTWHWIFLINVPIGLIGIWLATRFLPQTESMETPPLDFTGFVLSGLAASGIVFGLSVVSLPYLPPATGFITVAVGLVSGALYLMHARRAKNPLLALELFRNQVFRSSVLGGSLFRIGIGAVPFLLPLMFQIGFGLTPFQSGMITFVSAIGAIGMKFVTALIFRVVGFRRVLIVGSLVAAGSIAINGLFTPDTPYLLMLSVLLVGGFIRSMFFTGVNALSYAEVSAEDTSKATPITAVFQQLSIALGVAVAGGILEVSTSVHGGPLTLTDFHTAFYIVAAISAAASLSFMRLAPDAGNAVSGHGRLTAPKTLEPARSPGE, encoded by the coding sequence GTGAATCGCACCATTCCGCTCATCCTGGCGGTCGCACTTTTCATGGAAAACATGGATTCGACCGTGATCGCGACGTCGCTGCCGGCGATCGCCATCGACATCCATACCAGCCCTATCGCGCTCAAGCTGGCGCTGACCGCCTATCTGGTGTCGCTGGCGATCTTCATTCCGATCAGCGGCTGGATGGCCGACCGCTTCGGCGCCAAGAATATCTTCCGCGCCGCGATCGCGGTCTTCATCGCCGGTTCGGTCGCCTGCGCCTTCTCAGGTTCGCTGCCGGCCTTCGTTGTGTCACGCTTCCTGCAAGGCATCGGCGGCGCCATGATGACGCCGGTCGGGCGCCTAGTTCTGGTGCGTGCGACGCCCAAGAGCGAACTGGTCGCGGCCATGTCGTGGCTGACCATTCCCGCGCTGGTCGGCCCGCTGGTGGGCCCGCCGATCGGCGGCTTCATCACCACCTACTTCACCTGGCACTGGATCTTCCTGATCAACGTGCCGATCGGCCTGATCGGCATCTGGCTGGCCACCCGCTTCCTGCCCCAGACCGAATCCATGGAGACGCCGCCGCTCGATTTCACCGGCTTCGTGCTCAGCGGGTTGGCGGCATCCGGGATCGTGTTCGGCCTGTCGGTGGTCAGCCTGCCCTATTTGCCGCCGGCGACCGGCTTCATCACCGTGGCCGTCGGGCTGGTGTCGGGCGCGCTCTACCTGATGCATGCGCGCCGCGCCAAAAACCCGCTGCTGGCGCTCGAACTGTTCCGCAACCAGGTGTTCCGATCCTCCGTGCTCGGCGGCTCGCTGTTCCGCATCGGCATCGGCGCGGTGCCGTTTCTTTTGCCGCTGATGTTCCAGATCGGCTTCGGGCTGACGCCGTTCCAGTCCGGCATGATCACTTTCGTCTCGGCAATCGGCGCCATCGGCATGAAATTCGTCACCGCGCTGATTTTCCGCGTCGTCGGCTTCCGCCGCGTTTTGATCGTGGGCTCGCTGGTCGCCGCCGGATCGATCGCCATCAACGGCCTGTTCACGCCCGACACGCCCTACCTGCTGATGCTGTCCGTGCTTCTGGTCGGCGGCTTCATCCGCTCGATGTTCTTCACCGGCGTCAATGCGCTGTCCTATGCCGAGGTTTCGGCCGAGGACACCAGCAAGGCGACGCCGATCACCGCCGTGTTCCAGCAACTGTCGATCGCGCTTGGCGTGGCGGTGGCCGGCGGCATATTGGAAGTGTCGACGAGCGTCCATGGCGGACCGCTGACGCTGACGGATTTCCACACCGCCTTCTACATCGTCGCCGCGATTTCGGCCGCCGCATCACTATCGTTCATGCGGCTGGCGCCCGACGCCGGCAACGCCGTGTCGGGCCATGGGCGGTTGACGGCACCCAAGACGCTGGAACCGGCGAGGTCGCCGGGGGAGTGA
- a CDS encoding type II toxin-antitoxin system Phd/YefM family antitoxin encodes MDKAVSAADANRRFSLLLRGVREGQSYVVTSHGRPVARIVPADHQKGVAARSRAALLSRLERQPVMDAGRWTRDELYEDEH; translated from the coding sequence ATGGACAAAGCTGTTTCGGCAGCCGATGCCAATCGCAGGTTTTCTCTCCTGCTGCGCGGCGTTCGCGAAGGACAAAGCTACGTGGTGACCAGTCACGGGCGTCCGGTCGCTCGGATCGTGCCCGCGGATCATCAGAAGGGTGTGGCTGCCCGATCGCGCGCGGCGTTGTTGTCGCGCCTTGAGCGCCAGCCTGTCATGGATGCCGGGCGGTGGACGCGCGATGAACTCTACGAGGACGAGCATTGA
- a CDS encoding PIN domain-containing protein, with protein MKIALDTNVLAYAEGVNGAEKRDIVLELLRNVRQDGAVIPVQVLGELFNVLVRKAGRPPVEARDALLSWSDAFSVAATTQDVMMMAADLAADHRFSIWDSVILSTASQAGCRLLVSEDLQDGFTWGGVTVVSPFAAPRHALLDALAGKSGD; from the coding sequence TTGAAGATCGCGCTCGATACCAATGTCCTTGCTTACGCGGAAGGGGTGAACGGTGCGGAGAAGCGCGACATCGTTCTCGAATTGCTGCGCAATGTCCGGCAAGATGGCGCCGTTATTCCTGTTCAGGTTCTTGGTGAACTGTTCAACGTTTTGGTCCGCAAGGCAGGAAGACCGCCCGTGGAGGCACGGGATGCCCTTCTGAGCTGGAGCGACGCATTCTCCGTTGCCGCGACGACACAAGATGTGATGATGATGGCCGCTGATCTGGCTGCCGATCACCGATTCAGCATTTGGGACTCGGTCATTCTCTCCACGGCCTCGCAAGCTGGTTGTCGGCTGCTGGTCTCGGAAGATCTGCAAGACGGCTTCACATGGGGCGGGGTCACTGTCGTCAGTCCTTTTGCAGCGCCACGTCATGCATTGCTTGATGCTCTGGCGGGGAAGTCTGGCGACTAG
- the guaB gene encoding IMP dehydrogenase, whose protein sequence is MAKIIETSTGALALTFDDVLLQPGHSEIMPGQTDIRTRIAGDIDLNVPILSAAMDTVTEARLAIAMAQAGGIGVIHRNFSPAEQAEQVRQVKKFESGMVVNPVTIGPDATLADALSLMRTYSISGIPVVENGGTGGHKTGRLVGILTNRDVRFASDPGQKVYELMTRENLITVKENVDQDEAKRLLHQHRIEKLVVVDKSGNCVGLITVKDIEKSQLNPHATKDAQGRLRAAAATSVGDDGFERAERLIEAGVDLLVIDTAHGHSQRVLDAVTRAKKLSNSVRILAGNVATAEGTQALIDAGADAVKVGIGPGSICTTRIVAGVGVPQLSAIMSAVETAHKSGASVIADGGIKYSGDLAKALAAGASAAMIGSLLAGTDESPGEVYLHQGRSFKAYRGMGSVGAMARGSADRYFQAEVRDTLKLVPEGIEGQVPYKGPVSGVLHQLAGGLKAAMGYVGGRDLADFRERATFVRISNAGLRESHAHDVTITRESPNYPGGA, encoded by the coding sequence ATGGCAAAGATCATCGAAACGTCCACCGGCGCGCTGGCGCTGACCTTTGACGACGTGCTGTTGCAGCCCGGCCATTCCGAGATCATGCCCGGCCAGACCGACATCCGCACCCGCATCGCCGGCGACATCGATCTCAACGTGCCGATCCTGTCGGCGGCGATGGACACCGTCACCGAAGCGCGCCTGGCCATCGCCATGGCCCAGGCCGGCGGCATCGGCGTCATCCACCGTAATTTTTCGCCGGCAGAGCAGGCCGAACAGGTGCGGCAGGTCAAGAAATTCGAGTCCGGCATGGTGGTCAACCCGGTCACCATCGGCCCCGACGCCACGCTTGCCGATGCGCTGTCCCTGATGCGCACCTACTCGATCTCCGGCATACCGGTGGTCGAGAATGGCGGCACTGGCGGCCACAAGACCGGCCGATTGGTCGGCATCCTGACCAATCGCGACGTGCGCTTTGCCTCCGATCCGGGGCAGAAGGTCTACGAACTGATGACCCGTGAGAACCTGATCACGGTCAAGGAGAATGTCGACCAGGACGAAGCCAAGCGGCTCCTCCACCAGCACCGGATCGAAAAGCTCGTCGTGGTCGACAAGTCAGGAAATTGCGTCGGCCTGATCACCGTCAAGGACATCGAGAAGTCGCAGCTGAACCCCCACGCCACCAAGGACGCGCAGGGTCGCCTGCGCGCGGCGGCCGCCACCAGCGTCGGCGACGACGGCTTCGAGCGCGCCGAACGCCTCATCGAGGCCGGCGTCGACCTTCTGGTGATCGATACCGCGCATGGCCACTCGCAGCGCGTGCTGGATGCGGTCACGCGCGCCAAGAAACTCTCCAACTCGGTTCGCATCCTGGCCGGCAATGTCGCCACCGCCGAAGGCACGCAGGCCCTGATCGATGCTGGCGCCGACGCCGTCAAGGTCGGCATCGGCCCGGGCTCGATCTGCACCACCCGCATCGTTGCCGGTGTCGGCGTGCCGCAGCTTTCGGCCATCATGTCGGCGGTCGAGACGGCGCACAAATCGGGTGCCTCGGTCATTGCCGACGGCGGCATCAAATATTCCGGCGATCTCGCGAAGGCGCTCGCGGCCGGCGCCAGTGCCGCCATGATAGGCTCGCTGCTGGCCGGAACCGATGAAAGCCCGGGCGAGGTCTATCTGCACCAGGGCCGCTCCTTCAAGGCCTATCGCGGCATGGGTTCTGTCGGCGCAATGGCGCGCGGCTCCGCCGACCGCTACTTCCAGGCCGAGGTGCGCGATACGCTGAAACTGGTCCCGGAAGGCATTGAAGGCCAGGTCCCTTACAAAGGACCTGTGTCTGGCGTGCTGCACCAGCTTGCGGGCGGCCTGAAAGCCGCTATGGGTTATGTTGGCGGTCGCGATCTTGCCGATTTCCGCGAACGCGCCACCTTTGTGCGCATATCCAACGCCGGACTTCGTGAAAGCCACGCCCATGACGTCACGATTACCCGCGAAAGCCCGAACTATCCCGGCGGAGCCTGA
- a CDS encoding MAPEG family protein → MNQTAIFWPMLAHVLLVYIVYAVLGRRRYFAVKSGEAKAGQYKVRSTEPASSVTVASNLINQFELPVLFYVLCLALHLTNGVNYLTLALMWIFVLTRYVHAGIHLTGNNLLLRNRSFVLGAVVLLLGWIWFALHLLQVV, encoded by the coding sequence ATGAACCAGACGGCGATCTTCTGGCCGATGCTTGCGCACGTGCTGCTGGTCTATATCGTTTACGCGGTCCTCGGCCGGCGCAGATATTTTGCCGTCAAGTCGGGTGAAGCCAAGGCCGGCCAATACAAGGTGCGCTCGACCGAACCAGCCTCCAGCGTCACCGTTGCCAGCAATCTCATCAACCAATTCGAATTGCCGGTGCTGTTCTATGTGCTGTGCCTGGCGTTGCACCTGACCAATGGCGTCAACTATCTTACGCTGGCGCTGATGTGGATTTTCGTCCTGACGCGCTATGTCCACGCCGGGATCCACCTGACGGGCAACAACCTGCTGCTGCGCAACCGTTCTTTCGTCCTCGGGGCGGTGGTTCTTTTGCTGGGGTGGATCTGGTTCGCCCTGCACCTGCTGCAAGTGGTTTGA
- the rnd gene encoding ribonuclease D, whose amino-acid sequence MHVITTQKELETVLAAFEKSKFVTVDTEFIRETTFWPILCLIQMAAPGVTALIDPLSPDINLTPFFRLMANEAVVKVFHAARQDIEIIVHLGGLVPHPVFDTQVAAMVCGFGDSVSYDQLVQRITGARLDKSSRFTDWRHRPLSDKQLDYALADVTHLIEVYQHLSAELARENRAHWLNEEMDILTSRETYDPHPEDAWKRLKMRLRKPQELAIVQAVAAWREREARERDVPRGRVLKDDAIYEVAQQAPRDAAALAKLRTTPKGWERSSTATALLGAINMALALPKEQMPKLPKNFQPPEGSSAAAELLKVLLRIVAEKQGVASKVLASSDDIDRIAAEGDDADVPALQGWRRAVFGEQALKLVRGEIGIKFDKRKIAVFDL is encoded by the coding sequence ATGCACGTCATCACCACCCAGAAAGAACTCGAGACCGTTCTCGCCGCTTTCGAAAAGTCGAAATTCGTCACCGTCGACACCGAATTCATTCGCGAAACGACCTTCTGGCCAATCCTGTGCCTCATCCAGATGGCGGCCCCCGGCGTGACGGCGCTGATCGATCCGCTTTCGCCCGACATAAACCTCACCCCGTTCTTCAGGCTGATGGCCAACGAGGCGGTGGTCAAAGTCTTCCATGCCGCCCGACAGGACATCGAAATCATCGTCCATCTCGGCGGCCTCGTCCCACATCCGGTGTTTGACACACAGGTCGCGGCGATGGTCTGCGGCTTCGGCGACAGTGTTTCCTACGACCAGCTCGTGCAGCGCATTACGGGCGCGAGGCTCGACAAGTCGTCGCGTTTCACCGACTGGCGCCACCGGCCGCTTTCCGACAAGCAGCTCGACTATGCGCTGGCCGACGTCACCCATTTGATCGAGGTCTATCAGCACCTCAGCGCCGAGCTGGCGCGGGAAAACCGCGCCCACTGGCTGAATGAGGAAATGGACATCCTGACCTCGCGCGAGACCTATGATCCGCATCCCGAAGACGCCTGGAAGCGGCTGAAGATGCGGCTGCGCAAGCCGCAGGAGCTGGCGATCGTGCAGGCCGTGGCGGCATGGCGCGAACGCGAGGCCAGGGAACGCGACGTGCCGCGTGGCCGCGTGCTCAAGGACGATGCGATCTACGAGGTGGCGCAGCAGGCGCCGCGCGATGCGGCGGCCCTTGCCAAGCTGCGCACCACGCCCAAGGGCTGGGAACGCTCCTCGACGGCGACAGCCCTGCTTGGCGCGATCAATATGGCACTGGCCTTGCCCAAGGAGCAGATGCCGAAACTGCCGAAGAATTTTCAGCCCCCCGAAGGCTCAAGTGCCGCGGCCGAACTGTTGAAAGTACTGCTCAGGATCGTTGCCGAAAAGCAGGGCGTGGCCTCGAAAGTGCTGGCCTCCAGCGACGATATCGACCGCATCGCGGCCGAGGGGGACGACGCCGACGTGCCGGCCCTGCAGGGGTGGCGACGGGCCGTCTTCGGTGAACAGGCGCTGAAGCTTGTGCGTGGGGAGATTGGCATCAAGTTCGACAAGCGCAAGATCGCTGTGTTCGATCTGTAG
- the aspS gene encoding aspartate--tRNA ligase, which yields MHRYRSHTCAQLRKSDVGNSVRLSGWVHRVRDHGGLLFIDLRDHYGLTQIVADPDSPAFKVAETLRGEWVIRVDGEVKARLPETVNANLPTGEIEIFAREIEVLSAAKELPLPVFGEPDYPEDIRLKYRFLDLRRETLHRNIVARTKIIAEMRKRMTDVGFTEFSTPILTASSPEGARDFLVPSRIHPGTFYALPQAPQQYKQLIMVSGFDRYFQIAPCFRDEDPRADRLPGEFYQLDLEMSFVEQDDVLSTMEPVMRGVFETFANGKPVTQKFQRIPYDVAMRKYGSDKPDLRNPIEMQAVSDHFRNSGFKVFANILANDPKAEVWGIPAKTGGSRAFCDRMNSWAQGEGQPGLGYIFWRKEGEKLEGAGPLAKNIGEERTEAIRQQLGLADGDAAFFVAGDPKKFVSFAGAARTRAGEELNLVDRERFELCWIVDFPFFEWNEDEKKIDFAHNPFSMPQGGIDALNGEDLLGIKAFQYDMVCNGFEIASGGIRNHLPETMVKAFETVGLDRATVEERFGGLYRAFQYGAPPHGGMAAGVDRVVMLLVGAKNLREITMFPMNQQAYDLLMNAPSEATPQQLRELALRVAAVKKD from the coding sequence ATGCACCGCTACCGCAGCCATACCTGTGCCCAGTTAAGAAAGAGCGATGTGGGCAATTCCGTACGCCTGTCGGGCTGGGTGCATCGCGTGCGCGACCATGGCGGCCTGCTCTTCATCGATTTGCGCGACCACTATGGTTTGACCCAGATCGTCGCCGATCCCGATTCGCCTGCCTTCAAGGTCGCCGAGACCTTGCGTGGCGAGTGGGTCATCCGCGTCGATGGCGAGGTCAAGGCACGCTTACCCGAGACCGTCAACGCCAACCTGCCGACGGGAGAGATCGAGATTTTCGCCCGCGAGATCGAGGTGCTGTCGGCGGCCAAGGAATTGCCGCTGCCGGTGTTCGGCGAGCCGGATTATCCCGAGGACATCAGGCTTAAGTATCGCTTCCTCGATCTGCGGCGGGAGACGCTGCACAGGAACATCGTGGCGCGGACCAAGATCATCGCCGAGATGCGCAAGCGGATGACCGATGTCGGCTTCACCGAGTTCTCGACGCCGATTCTCACCGCCTCCTCGCCGGAAGGCGCGCGTGACTTCCTGGTGCCGTCGCGTATCCATCCCGGCACGTTCTACGCCCTGCCGCAGGCGCCGCAGCAGTACAAGCAGTTGATCATGGTGTCGGGCTTCGACCGCTATTTCCAGATCGCGCCCTGCTTCCGCGATGAGGACCCGCGCGCCGACCGTCTGCCCGGTGAATTCTACCAGCTCGACCTCGAAATGAGCTTCGTCGAGCAGGATGACGTGCTGTCGACCATGGAGCCGGTTATGCGGGGCGTCTTCGAGACCTTCGCCAACGGCAAGCCCGTGACACAGAAATTCCAGCGCATTCCCTATGATGTCGCCATGCGCAAATACGGCTCCGACAAGCCGGACCTGCGCAACCCGATCGAGATGCAGGCCGTCTCCGATCACTTCCGCAATTCCGGCTTCAAGGTGTTCGCCAACATCCTGGCCAACGACCCGAAGGCCGAGGTCTGGGGCATTCCGGCAAAGACCGGCGGCAGCCGCGCCTTCTGCGACCGCATGAATTCCTGGGCGCAAGGCGAGGGCCAGCCGGGGCTGGGCTACATCTTCTGGCGCAAGGAGGGTGAAAAGCTTGAAGGCGCCGGCCCGCTCGCCAAGAACATCGGCGAGGAGCGCACCGAGGCGATCCGCCAGCAGCTCGGCCTCGCCGATGGCGATGCCGCCTTCTTCGTCGCCGGTGATCCGAAGAAGTTCGTTTCCTTTGCCGGAGCGGCACGCACCCGCGCCGGCGAAGAGTTGAACCTCGTCGACCGCGAGCGCTTCGAACTGTGCTGGATCGTCGATTTCCCGTTTTTCGAATGGAACGAGGACGAGAAGAAGATCGACTTCGCCCACAATCCGTTTTCGATGCCGCAGGGCGGCATCGATGCGCTGAACGGCGAGGATCTGCTCGGCATTAAGGCCTTCCAGTACGACATGGTCTGCAATGGCTTTGAGATCGCCAGCGGTGGCATCCGCAACCATCTGCCTGAAACCATGGTCAAGGCGTTCGAGACCGTCGGGCTGGACCGCGCCACGGTGGAAGAGCGCTTCGGCGGCCTTTACCGCGCCTTCCAGTACGGCGCGCCGCCGCATGGCGGCATGGCCGCCGGTGTCGACCGCGTCGTCATGCTGCTGGTAGGCGCCAAGAACCTGCGCGAGATCACCATGTTCCCGATGAACCAGCAGGCCTATGACCTGTTGATGAACGCGCCCTCGGAAGCCACGCCGCAGCAGCTTCGCGAACTGGCCCTGCGTGTCGCGGCGGTGAAGAAGGACTGA
- the parC gene encoding DNA topoisomerase IV subunit A, whose amino-acid sequence MGKRLLPPEDGGGDNIEPVDLKKALEERYLAYALSTIMHRALPDVRDGLKPVHRRIMHAMRLLRLNPDQGFAKCARIVGEVMGKFHPHGDQSIYDALVRLAQDFSMRYPLVDGQGNFGNIDGDNAAAMRYTEARMTDVATELLAGITDDAVDYRPTYNEEDEEPVVLPGAFPNLLANGSSGIAVGMATSIPPHNASELCDAALHLIEHRDAPVAKLMDFVQGPDFPTGGIIVDSRASILEAYETGRGGFRVRSKWSQEDQGRGTWSIVVTEIPYGVQKARLIEKIAELLMARKLPLLEDVRDESAEDIRVVLVPKSRSVDPGILMESLFKLTELESRFPLNMNVLSRGKVPNVLSLKGVLQEWLDHRRDVLVRRSRHRLGEIERRLEILAGYLIAYLNIDEVIKIIREEDEPKQVMMARWSLTDTQAEAILNMRLRALRKLEEFEIRKEFDGLSAEKKQIEALLASDAKQWSTIKWEVANLREKFGPETDLGKRRTQFADAPEHDLTDIAHAMIEREPVTVVVSEKGWLRAMKGHLADLSTLTFKEGDSLKLAFHAQTTDKVLVFTTGGKFYTIGADRLPGGRGHGEPIRIIVDMDNDQDIVTAFVHDPKRKLLLASFEANGFIVPEEEVVANTRKGKQVMNVKAPDEAKRCVPVTGDHLAIVGENRKMLVFPLSEIPEMGRGKGVRLQKYKDGGLLDLKPFTLETGLSWQDSADRTFTRSREELAEWIGARASAGRMVPKGFPRTGKFG is encoded by the coding sequence ATGGGAAAAAGGCTTTTGCCACCTGAAGATGGTGGCGGCGACAACATTGAACCGGTCGATCTGAAGAAGGCGCTGGAAGAGCGCTATCTCGCCTATGCGCTGTCGACCATCATGCATCGGGCGCTGCCCGACGTGCGCGACGGACTGAAGCCGGTCCACCGCCGGATCATGCACGCCATGCGGCTGCTGCGCCTCAATCCCGACCAGGGCTTCGCCAAATGCGCCCGTATCGTCGGCGAGGTGATGGGCAAGTTCCATCCCCATGGCGACCAGTCGATCTATGACGCGCTGGTGCGGCTGGCGCAGGATTTTTCGATGCGCTATCCGCTGGTCGACGGCCAGGGCAATTTCGGCAACATCGACGGCGATAACGCAGCCGCCATGCGCTACACCGAAGCGCGCATGACGGACGTCGCGACCGAACTTCTCGCCGGCATCACCGATGATGCCGTCGATTATCGGCCGACCTATAATGAGGAAGACGAGGAGCCGGTGGTGCTGCCCGGCGCCTTTCCCAATCTGCTCGCCAACGGCTCGTCCGGCATCGCGGTTGGCATGGCGACATCGATCCCGCCGCACAACGCGTCCGAACTCTGCGACGCCGCACTGCACCTGATCGAGCACCGGGACGCGCCGGTGGCAAAGCTGATGGATTTCGTCCAGGGCCCGGATTTCCCGACCGGCGGCATTATCGTCGACAGCCGCGCCTCCATCCTGGAAGCCTACGAGACCGGCCGCGGCGGCTTTCGTGTCAGGTCGAAATGGAGCCAGGAGGACCAGGGCAGGGGCACCTGGAGCATCGTCGTCACCGAAATTCCTTATGGCGTGCAAAAGGCCCGGCTGATCGAGAAGATCGCCGAGCTGTTAATGGCCCGCAAACTGCCGCTGCTGGAGGATGTCAGGGACGAAAGTGCCGAGGACATCCGCGTCGTGCTGGTGCCGAAGAGCCGTTCCGTCGATCCGGGCATCCTGATGGAATCGCTGTTCAAGCTCACCGAGCTCGAAAGCCGGTTCCCCCTCAACATGAACGTGCTGTCGCGCGGCAAGGTGCCCAATGTGCTGTCGCTGAAGGGCGTGCTGCAGGAATGGCTCGACCACCGTCGCGACGTGCTCGTCCGTCGCTCGAGGCATCGCCTGGGCGAGATCGAAAGACGGCTGGAGATCCTTGCCGGTTACCTGATCGCCTATCTCAACATCGACGAGGTGATCAAGATCATCCGCGAGGAGGATGAGCCCAAGCAGGTGATGATGGCCCGCTGGTCGCTCACCGACACGCAGGCTGAAGCCATCCTCAACATGCGCCTGCGCGCTTTGCGCAAGCTGGAAGAATTCGAAATCCGCAAGGAATTCGACGGCCTGAGCGCCGAGAAGAAGCAGATCGAGGCGCTGCTGGCGTCCGATGCGAAGCAGTGGTCGACGATCAAGTGGGAAGTCGCCAATCTGCGTGAAAAATTCGGCCCGGAGACCGACCTCGGCAAGCGGCGCACCCAGTTCGCCGATGCGCCCGAGCACGACCTGACCGACATCGCGCACGCCATGATCGAGCGCGAACCGGTCACCGTGGTGGTTTCGGAGAAGGGCTGGCTGCGGGCGATGAAGGGTCATCTGGCCGACCTTTCGACGCTGACATTCAAGGAAGGCGACAGCCTCAAGCTCGCCTTCCATGCCCAGACCACTGACAAGGTGCTGGTCTTCACAACCGGCGGCAAGTTCTACACGATCGGTGCCGATCGGCTGCCGGGCGGGCGCGGTCACGGCGAGCCGATCCGCATCATCGTCGATATGGACAACGACCAGGACATCGTCACCGCCTTCGTCCACGATCCGAAGCGCAAGCTGCTGCTGGCCTCGTTCGAGGCCAACGGCTTCATCGTGCCGGAGGAGGAAGTCGTCGCCAACACCCGCAAGGGCAAGCAGGTGATGAACGTCAAGGCGCCAGACGAGGCCAAGCGCTGCGTGCCGGTCACCGGCGATCACCTGGCTATCGTCGGTGAGAACCGCAAGATGCTGGTGTTCCCGCTCTCCGAGATTCCGGAGATGGGCCGCGGCAAGGGCGTGCGGTTGCAGAAATACAAGGATGGCGGCTTGCTCGACCTCAAGCCGTTCACGCTGGAGACCGGCTTGTCCTGGCAGGATTCGGCTGACCGCACCTTCACCCGTTCGCGCGAGGAACTGGCCGAATGGATCGGCGCCCGTGCGTCGGCCGGGCGCATGGTGCCAAAGGGATTCCCGAGGACGGGCAAGTTCGGATGA